One window of the Nicotiana tabacum cultivar K326 chromosome 4, ASM71507v2, whole genome shotgun sequence genome contains the following:
- the LOC142180119 gene encoding uncharacterized protein LOC142180119, protein MVTSCVLNSLSKDLADSLQYVRDAKELWQELEDRYDQTNGAKLYQLQKEISDLSQGTLDITGYYTKSKKLCGAKANMHKGEHDKRLIQFLIGLNEVYTVVRGSILMMNPLPSIAHAFSILIQEEKQREVKSHN, encoded by the coding sequence ATGGTTACTTCATGTGTTCTCAACTCACTGTCGAAGGATTTGGCTGATAGTCTGCAATATGTTAGGGATGCGAAGGAATTGTGGCAGGAATTGGAAGATAGATATGACCAAACTAACGGTGCTAAGCTATATCAGCTTCAGAAGGAAATCAGTGACTTAAGCCAGGGAACTCTCGATATCACTGGCTACTATACCAAAAGTAAGAAACTCTGTGGAGCCAAGGCAAACATGCACAAGGGAGAGCATGATAAAAGATTAATTCAGTTCTTAATAGGGCTGAATGAGGTATACACTGTGGTAAGAGGCAGTATTTTAATGATGAACCCTCTCCCTAGCATTGCACATGCATTTTCTATACTCATTCAAGAGGAAAAACAAAGGGAAGTTAAGTCGCACAATTAA